From Rhizobium tumorigenes, the proteins below share one genomic window:
- a CDS encoding sugar transferase, whose product MSDSISDIRNPTAAVEFSSSHLQHVIKRLMDVVISAFALILLAPLLVVILVAIRVESKGSPIFTQMRWGRNDTKIRVLKFRSMRSDLGDPTGVAQTVKGDPRVTRVGAILRKTNLDELPQLVNVFKGDMSLVGPRCHAIGMLAGGMQYEELVPRYHERHSIRPGLTGLAQMRGLRGPTDRPAKARARISADLHYVENFSLLLDMQILVGTVISELRGGKGF is encoded by the coding sequence TTGTCAGATTCGATTTCAGATATTCGGAATCCTACGGCCGCAGTGGAGTTTAGTAGCAGTCACTTGCAACATGTCATCAAAAGGCTAATGGATGTCGTAATTTCCGCATTCGCGTTGATACTACTTGCGCCCTTGCTGGTCGTAATACTGGTCGCTATTCGCGTAGAGAGTAAGGGATCTCCTATATTCACACAGATGCGTTGGGGCCGGAATGACACCAAGATACGTGTCTTAAAGTTTCGCTCCATGCGTTCAGATCTCGGAGATCCTACAGGCGTAGCTCAGACCGTAAAGGGAGACCCTAGGGTTACTCGGGTTGGAGCAATTTTGCGAAAAACAAATCTCGACGAGCTTCCGCAACTAGTGAACGTGTTCAAGGGCGACATGTCGCTGGTAGGTCCGCGGTGCCACGCGATAGGCATGCTTGCGGGAGGCATGCAATACGAGGAACTGGTGCCGCGATATCACGAGCGCCACTCCATTCGCCCAGGTTTGACTGGACTTGCGCAAATGCGTGGACTGCGCGGTCCGACGGACCGGCCTGCAAAGGCTCGCGCAAGAATTTCCGCTGATCTGCATTATGTCGAGAATTTTTCACTACTTCTGGATATGCAGATTTTGGTCGGCACCGTCATTTCAGAATTGCGCGGCGGCAAGGGTTTTTAA
- a CDS encoding metallophosphoesterase: MELLRKAYESILKDRPAVTGRKLVVFLGDYVDKGPDSKAVLEFLCQPAREGVHHVCLCGNHDAEFFRFLQDPKSNLGWLEFGGVNTLRSYGIDTKHILKNGGGLKVLQRTVSQAIPAQHIEFLSSLPTMLKVGDIVFVHAGVRPGISLTEQTDHDLLWIREPFLTEGPMLPLFVLHGHTVTARPAFGNRRVGIDTGAYATGRLTVIKLSQGTVSMLQ; this comes from the coding sequence GTGGAGTTGCTGAGAAAAGCCTATGAGAGTATTTTAAAGGATAGACCAGCAGTCACGGGTAGAAAGCTTGTGGTATTCCTGGGAGACTACGTCGATAAGGGTCCGGATTCAAAAGCCGTTTTGGAATTTCTGTGTCAGCCTGCTCGCGAAGGGGTGCACCATGTTTGCCTCTGCGGAAACCACGACGCCGAATTTTTTCGCTTCCTTCAGGACCCGAAGTCCAATCTCGGTTGGCTCGAATTCGGCGGTGTTAATACGCTGCGGTCTTATGGGATTGACACCAAGCACATTTTGAAAAACGGTGGCGGACTAAAGGTGTTGCAACGAACCGTCAGCCAAGCCATCCCGGCACAACACATCGAGTTTCTTTCATCTTTGCCGACGATGCTCAAGGTTGGAGATATTGTGTTTGTGCACGCCGGAGTGCGACCTGGCATTTCTCTGACGGAACAGACAGACCACGATCTCTTGTGGATCCGCGAGCCATTCCTTACTGAGGGACCGATGCTACCCTTGTTTGTCCTCCATGGACATACCGTCACGGCAAGACCCGCTTTCGGTAACCGCAGGGTAGGCATAGACACCGGCGCCTATGCGACCGGTCGTCTCACTGTTATCAAACTCTCCCAAGGCACGGTGTCAATGTTGCAGTAG
- a CDS encoding HlyD family type I secretion periplasmic adaptor subunit gives MPTTAQQFDGEPRFASEIGRPDDALVFTPRPYIIAGYITILIGFGGFGAWAAAAPIASGVVANGTISVETNRKTVQHLEGGIVSEIVAKEGDVVDPGAVVLRLDPTHALGTYTYLRDRVGQLQAQEARLIAENTNLPAISLPPDLTAQSSSAIEAAVGLQQIIFKDRRRSRDGQVAILQARADQLKEAVSGLLDQRNATDQQTSSLQEEVRRLTQGMQNGAVTVNQISQVTRAQLNMQGDRGSINSEIAKLRQTISETQLQIVQVNQQFEERAGGELRDVRDQLSEALEKVGAAKDVLDRTVIRAPVRGMLQNIRVHTKGGVIRAAEPVMDIIPLDDNLIVTAKIRPIDIDNVKIGLRAEVRLSAFSSRTTPAVFGKVTILSQDVMEPTKANEAPYYEARVEVDDKDIPTEIRGRLLPGMPADVIISTGERTFAQYIARPLVDAFHKGMREQ, from the coding sequence ATGCCCACGACAGCTCAACAATTTGATGGCGAACCGCGCTTTGCATCGGAGATTGGGAGGCCTGATGATGCATTGGTCTTTACCCCTAGACCTTACATCATAGCTGGATATATCACAATCCTGATCGGTTTTGGAGGGTTTGGTGCGTGGGCAGCGGCGGCGCCTATCGCCAGCGGAGTAGTTGCCAATGGCACGATTTCCGTGGAGACGAACCGAAAGACGGTACAACACCTTGAAGGTGGTATTGTTTCAGAAATTGTTGCGAAAGAGGGCGATGTGGTCGATCCTGGCGCCGTTGTTCTGCGGCTGGATCCAACTCATGCATTAGGCACCTATACATATCTGAGGGACCGTGTTGGGCAGCTGCAGGCCCAGGAAGCGCGCCTGATCGCCGAAAACACAAACTTGCCCGCCATATCCTTACCGCCGGACCTGACGGCGCAAAGTAGCAGTGCTATTGAGGCGGCGGTCGGATTGCAGCAGATAATTTTCAAAGATCGTAGGCGTAGCAGAGATGGCCAGGTTGCCATTCTTCAAGCCCGCGCAGACCAACTTAAGGAAGCTGTCTCGGGCCTTTTAGACCAGAGAAATGCCACCGACCAGCAGACCTCATCGCTTCAAGAAGAAGTGCGAAGGTTGACGCAGGGCATGCAGAATGGCGCCGTCACCGTAAATCAGATTTCGCAGGTCACCCGAGCGCAGCTAAATATGCAAGGGGATCGGGGATCAATTAACTCTGAGATTGCTAAGCTTCGGCAGACAATATCCGAGACCCAGTTGCAAATCGTCCAAGTCAACCAGCAATTTGAGGAGAGGGCGGGCGGCGAACTCCGAGATGTGCGTGACCAGCTCAGCGAAGCTTTAGAAAAAGTAGGCGCCGCGAAGGATGTATTGGACCGGACGGTTATCCGCGCTCCGGTAAGGGGTATGTTACAGAATATTCGTGTTCACACGAAAGGAGGCGTAATTCGCGCTGCCGAGCCTGTCATGGACATCATTCCTCTCGACGATAATCTTATAGTTACTGCAAAAATTCGACCAATTGACATCGATAATGTCAAAATCGGCCTGAGGGCTGAGGTTCGCCTCTCTGCCTTTTCGAGCAGGACGACGCCAGCTGTATTTGGGAAAGTCACAATTCTCTCACAGGACGTCATGGAACCCACCAAGGCAAACGAAGCGCCTTACTACGAGGCCAGGGTTGAGGTCGATGACAAAGACATACCAACGGAAATTCGGGGAAGGCTACTTCCTGGAATGCCGGCGGATGTCATTATTTCTACCGGCGAGAGGACATTCGCTCAATATATTGCAAGACCACTCGTCGATGCGTTTCATAAGGGCATGCGTGAACAGTGA